TTGAAGAAGTAGCCCAACGCATCTAGACGCAGGTAAGCGCACGTAAATCTGGAATTTATGAACGCCTCGTGCATAAATGCCCAGGGCCGACTTGCGTGGTTTCCTACGTCGACCACACTGGACGTAAGTGCTCTCGGCCTTGCGTTGGCCAAGATCTCTGTCAATGCAATGAGAGGCCGGCTCTACCTGCTGGGAATGCTTCCTGCACGGGATGGAAGCGACCAGCTCAAGAAGGCACGCATTCCGCTCGGGCTGTTCGATGTTCCGGCAGACCACAAGGTCGCTGAGAAGAGACGAGCACTCCTTCAGCGTCAGGCCCACCAGCCTCAGCATCTGTCAGGTCTTCGAAAGCCGCTCTGACGTCGTCACAGACAGCAGTTTGAGCTTCGTAGTCGTCATCTCCGTAGTTCCGTTCACCGTCTTCATCCAGCACATCCCACTTCTTATCGAGCGTTGCCTCTTGGATCGCTCCACTCATTGGGAACTCGTCCATCAGTGACAGGGCGCCATAGACCAAATACAGCTCAGGATTGCCTTGCAGCTCGTCGCCTTGCAGTTGGTCGCCGAGTTCCTCTGTGATGTCTTCAGGCTCGTCCTGTTCTTCGATCCAATCCTTGAGCTCCTCTGGGCTGTCGAACTGACTCAGATCCATTGCTATGCGGGCACTTTGGTCATGCTGGCAATGGCATCTGGCAGTGACACCTCACCGCGTTCGAATCGGACCCAGTTCAGCCTTCGCCCCCATCACCGCCTTCTTCTTCTCCATTGCCCTCGTCGTTGTACAGACCCGTTGCTCTGGCGTAGGTCTTGAACATCTCTGGGAATTGGCTCGCCATTCGTCCAGCGGCATCTGATTCATTTCCCAGCTGTTCTGTGATTTCTCCCATCAAGGTCGAGAAGCACTCTTGGCATTTCACAAAGCCCACAAGCTCATCGAACTGGGACTGGCCTTCGCCGTACTTCCTGACCAGATCAGCAGCCTCGGACATCGTTCTGGCATTTTCTCAAGGACTTTTGTAGCCCTTCGAACCTTTGTTGCTTGGTTTTCGGATTGATTCGTATCGATCAGACTCCGCAGGTCTGAAGGAGCCAGTTGGCCTCAACCAAGTCGAGCAGCAAGCAGAAGTGCTGAATCTGGTTCAAAGGCGATCCGCTGAAGACTGACGACGGCAGGTGGATGAGCGGATGGATGAGCGGATGGATGGGCTCTGTCGCTCCTAAGGGCGGGATTCGCTGTGAGCACCACGACTACTTGCCCTGCCGCCTGCCGCAGTGGCGGGTGTCTTGGGACGAACCCAGGATCTGAAGGCACCTCCCGAGATACCCGAAGGTGCGGAATGGAAGCACTGGCCGGTGGACTAGGCAGCTCCAACAACCAGCAATCAGCGGGAGGGGGGTGAGTCCCAGACACATCAAACTTAAGCTCGAAAATGTAATGCCAATTTCACAACCAATTAAACAATTTCAGCTGTCAAATTATTCACGACATCGCTGAGTGTTGATTCAAGCACCAGAAGAGTAGAGTTGTCGTCAAAAGAAATAAGAACATGCTCGCCGTCTTGAGCTATTGAATCAAAAATAGTAGATTTCAGTATAATTCTGTCTCCATCATTGGCGCTGAAATCTTTAATTACATTTTCTCCAGAACCGTAGATCTTAAAAGTGTCGCTACCGCCTCCACCCAGCAACAAATCATTCCCACCACCCGAGTACAAAATATCATTGCCATATCCGCCTTTCAAAGTATCATCACCTTCGCAACCCCGAAGTTTGTCATTGCCACATCCTCCCTTTAGATAATCATTCCCTTTGTGTCCTTTGATCGTGTCATCTCCTTTGTAGCCGTAAGCAAAATCATCGCCTTCGTATCCCCAAATTAGGTTCCTATCTAAGTCACCATAAAGTTCATCCGAATTGTCTGTACCAAAAATCTGCGTTAGCTCTGTTCCACCATCCGGTCGGGGCGGTCGGGGCGGAGGTGTGCTGCTGAAACAATCTGGCGGCAGCGGCGGCGGAGGTGTGCCACCATCTGGCGGCGGCGGCGGAGGTGTGCTGGAGCCACCATCTGGCGGCGGCGGCGGCGGCGGCGGCGGAGGTGTGCTGCTGAAACAATCTGGCGGCAGCGGCGGCGGAGGTGTGCTGGAGCCACCATCTGGCGGCGGCGGCGGAGGTGTGCTGGAGCCACCATCTGGCGGCGGCGGCGGCGGCTCTCGGAACAAAGGCCCTCTACTGAAGAGCACCTCCGGAAAACCAATAGGCTTTACCACTAATCAATTACTTTTTAATATTGATAGTGGCAAGAACGTCCAGCTGATGTTCGCCATGAACAGCTAAGTGCAAGAGGCAAAGCTGAATTCGACTTAGTCAAAGCCCTGCTTCGCCCAGGATGCCCGAAGATGCTGAGTGGAAGCACTGGCCGGTGGATTGAAGACGACCTGTGCGTAGCGGGTGATGCGTCAAGGCTTTCAGCCACCGAGTTAAGACGTAATTGCCCCAGTTTTCGAGAGTCGACTGGGGCGGCAGAGCCATTTGGACGGAGGCACCCGATCGGTGGTTCTGCTCGGTGTCAAATGCCGTTTCTTTTGAGCTTCGCAAAAGCGGCCATCACGTTTGCGGTAGCTACCTCGTGAGACTCGCCAGTGTTCTGCATCCGTCTCTCTACCAGCTTCTCTACAAGCTTCTGAGTGGTGTCCATTGCGGTGCCCTCAGTTGTACGGATCCACTGCTGAGCAGAAGCTCCAGTGCTTACAGCTTTTCAGATGATGGGACCCAGGAGCCAAGAGACCTCGTTTTAGATAGCAAGACCCCAGCACCTGACATTGCCCCAGGGTGACGTAACCGAAGTGGTGGCAGGTTGCACAGCTCTTGTGGCCCTTGAAGGAATCCAGCTCGCGGTCATCAATAAACCCCCACTCCTCCGCGGCAGCTCCTCGATGCGTGCGTATGTACTGCTCGTGGCCGTATGGACTTGGCAAGTGTCTGGCTTGTGTCAGCCATTGCTGTGGGACTGATTGCCTGTCGCGTGTGGAGCTATGCACTAATTATGGATGTCTCCTAAAAACATAGTCAGGGACTGAAGTCGATTTCTACATCCGCGAGATCGACGAGGATCTCTACCTGGCCGTGCTGCAGGCGGCCAAGCAGGTTCACTCAGCTGCGTGATCAACCGTTGAGGAGCTGCCTCAGCAGGGCACGGTGAGAGTTTTCGGCCTCAATCGTCTCTCGCATCTCCTTGGGGAGACGGGCTTCCAGGATGTCTTGCTTTTTCATCTCCGTGGCGTAGCGGCTGCTGAAGTCGCTGAAGATGTTCAGGTACGACGTCGCGATCTCTGGAGTGAAAGCAATCACCTCCAGTGCGTGTTTGAAGTGGAGGTAGGAGTCGGTCCAGTCGACCAGGTCCTCAAAACGTTCTAGGCCCAGGGGGTTCTCGGGAAGTGTCATTGGGTCATGGTCTGTTGGTTCAGCCGAAACCCTCGGCCTTGGCCTGGGCGGTCAGCCCCCGCAATCGACCGTTGATCAGCGCATCGCGTTCACGGTCAGCCCCCACATGGGGTGCAATCTCCACCCCTGCGGCCTGCATCGCTTGTATGGCAGCTGCTTCTTCTGCTGACCCCGTTTCGCTGTTGAGGTAGCGCTCCACCGTGGCTGCCCCTGCGGCATCCGCTGCGAAGTACACCGTTCCTGGGCCACGCCGAACAATGGTTTGATGTCGCTGTTGCCGGCGTTGCTGCACACTCGCCCAGAGCCGGCCTTGATTGGCGGTCATGAAGGCGTTCAGATCGGCAGCATCGGTGTCTTCGGCTAGAGCCATGCTGGTGCCGTCAATGAAATCACTGAGCAGGGTGACAACGGCCATCAGGACGGTGGTGTTTGAGACGGTGGTGTTTGAGACGGCGTTGTTTGAGATGGCGTTGTTTGAGATGGCCGTGATTGAAAGGAGCGTTGGATTCGGCTGGTTTCAAACCAGCGGATGATCGCTGATTCCTGGGCATCGTCGCTGAAATCCCGCTTGGTTACATCGAAACCATGGCGCCTGGCCAGGGCCAGTAGTTGATCATCATCACTGCACTGGGCAGCGTCGCGTCGCAATCCTTGGTGATGCTCGATGGCCCGCAGAAAATCTCGAAAAGCTTCACGACTCATCGCGTTTACCAGCCCAATTCGGCCCGTTGTTCGACGTAGGTGGCCACCGCAATGATCTCCTCTTCACTCAGTTTGTCGGCATATCCGGGCATTGCATTGAGGCCGTCCTCGATTTCATGCTCAAGAGCTTCCAAAGGGGTGTTCGCGTAGGCATCGACATGGGCGTTCAGATCGCTGATCTTGAGCGTTCGGTTGGCGCGAATCACATTGCCGCCACCCATGTGACAAGCCGCACAGTTGCTGTTGAAAATCTGCTCTCCCTGCTCCAAGGCTGAGCTTTCAAACGCCATCGCCGGTGCTGACAGCAGTTCACTCGAACCGACGAGCAACAAAAGCGTCAGGATCAGGCCTGCAGCGCGTGCCATCGCAATCCATTCAATACTCCAAGGTATCCATTGTTGCTGCCAAAAAAAACAACCCTGAGCTGTGATTGATACACAGCTCAGGGTTGTTAGTTCAATGAGGAAAAAACCTTAATTTCTTGAGAAATTTTGGTATCACTCGACAATCACTTTGCCGACCATGCCAGCACCACGGTGGGGCTCACAGTAGTAGTCATAAGTGCCAGCGGTGGCAAAGGTTTCTTCCCAGGATTCGCCGGGGTTGAAGGCGAGATCGGAGTGGCTGTACTCATCGTTGCCTTCGAAGACAGCGTTGTGAGGTGCCAATTTGTTGTTGACGAACTTGACGGTGTCGCCTGCCTTGATGTTCACGGTGGCAGGTTCGAAAGCGAGCATGCCGGCGTCTGTGCCGAGCTTCACCTCAACGGTGGCTGCTTGAGCAGTGCCGACGTTGAGGCCGATCAGCATCAGGAAGGCGCAGCACGCAGCTGCAACGGTGCGGATGACGGAGCGCATGAAAGAGCTATGTCGATTCCTTGATTTTACGCGCTGCTCTGGGGGTTCCGCGGTTGGGCAATCCGGAATCACAAAGAACTGTTGCTAAGTCGGGGGCATGGCTGTTGCCACCGAAGCGTTCCGGCTGCGTCACCGGGTCATGGATGAAGTGGCGCTGGCGAATGCTGAACCGGTCCCAGTCGTTGACCTCGATGGGCAGCACGCGGATCAGGGTTTCAATCAACCAGGGCCAGAGCGGAATGCCA
The Synechococcus sp. PROS-U-1 DNA segment above includes these coding regions:
- a CDS encoding c-type cytochrome, with translation MARAAGLILTLLLLVGSSELLSAPAMAFESSALEQGEQIFNSNCAACHMGGGNVIRANRTLKISDLNAHVDAYANTPLEALEHEIEDGLNAMPGYADKLSEEEIIAVATYVEQRAELGW
- a CDS encoding calcium-binding protein, translated to MPPDCFSSTPPPRPPRPDGGTELTQIFGTDNSDELYGDLDRNLIWGYEGDDFAYGYKGDDTIKGHKGNDYLKGGCGNDKLRGCEGDDTLKGGYGNDILYSGGGNDLLLGGGGSDTFKIYGSGENVIKDFSANDGDRIILKSTIFDSIAQDGEHVLISFDDNSTLLVLESTLSDVVNNLTAEIV
- a CDS encoding Nif11-like leader peptide family natural product precursor, giving the protein MSREAFRDFLRAIEHHQGLRRDAAQCSDDDQLLALARRHGFDVTKRDFSDDAQESAIIRWFETSRIQRSFQSRPSQTTPSQTTPSQTPPSQTPPS
- the petE gene encoding plastocyanin, translated to MRSVIRTVAAACCAFLMLIGLNVGTAQAATVEVKLGTDAGMLAFEPATVNIKAGDTVKFVNNKLAPHNAVFEGNDEYSHSDLAFNPGESWEETFATAGTYDYYCEPHRGAGMVGKVIVE